A region of the Carya illinoinensis cultivar Pawnee chromosome 16, C.illinoinensisPawnee_v1, whole genome shotgun sequence genome:
acaacaaaaataatgttaagCTCATATAATTAAATACTTGTAAAATCACATTATTTTATGTTGCCCTTTGAATAAATCATAACTATGCGGCTCAATAAAGACAGAaggcaaaaaataaagaatgaacaaaacaaaaatattatgatttattattttatttgaattaaaaaaatttaatatgacccaaaattgattttgattaaaaaaaaaatctttgttaCAAATGGAAGGAATATTGCGtctataatgtttttttttttttttaataattataagccATAAGTATAATGCAGTATGTCTCCCTGGAGACACTGAAAGTGATGATTACCAGAAAGGGGAGGAGAATCTCAGTCTCCCACATTGAGATACCAGACTTGATGGAGACGAAAACGAATATATCATCATGATAAAGACCAAATTATATATGTCATTACTATTTATGTTCGATTTGAGTGTTGCTCTTATGTTAGAGGGCCATGTCTGGTGGCCGATCTCAGGACTTGAATGAATCTAGCCCCATGTACATAGAGGATTGGGCAGGTTACATGCATTTCTAGCCCAGTTCAGTGCTAGTTCATTTCAGTCCGGTTTAATAAAGATTTGATTGATTCTTTCACTGTTTCAGTGGCCCAGTTTTGCACAGGTTTGCACCAGTTGAGCCCAATTTTGGTCTAGTTTTACGATCCCTCAAAATAAGTAGTTTATTAGACAATTATGAAGTCCTTTTTAGCATATATAATCTCAAGCATTTTGCCATCAATATTATACCTCTTTAATTTGGATACCGCTTTCTATAAtcaaaattgcaaaaaaattaTGTGCAATCACTTTGTTGTTATGTCCCACCTATAATTTCTACTTCTTTTGTCATGCATATGTCTATTCTATTATgaatttatctaattattttttacatgttACTATTGGGtccactttatttttatttttataatttcaaatgtTCCTGTTGTTTGCCTTTGGTCTTGATTGGCTTTGTAATTTATTACATATATTCGTATGACTAGGGCCCAGGGGCGGAACTAGAAAATTTGGTTTAGGGGgcaagttacaaaaaaaaaaaaaaaaaaaaaatctaaggggggtcaaatattaattttcatataatttactttataaaaacacatttaaaattgtaattttcctatgattttaaaaattttggtggggccaaAGCCCCCCAAGGCCTCAGTAGTTCCGCCCCTGCATATgactatataattttttctacgTATAAGTACTGCATGTAAAGAAATTACCTAATAAACAATCAAAAATATTTACCTCAGAACAAGAAGAAATCATACCACACGGTGTCGAGATTGAGAAGCAGAGACAAAGTTTTCAGGAATTGAAAGATGTCATGAGCAATTTGAACAAAGAGCAATTTTACACAACCTCTTcacaccattttttttattttttaatatttttaatattttttgaatttattctttttaaactaattaaattcttatataaattatccatataataaatatttgataaaagaaaaaaagaaaaaaaattaaaaaaaatgtagtgtATGGAAATTGTGTGAATAGAAAGAGGTTGTATATCTTTTTTCTTGatttaaaatggataaactaTAAATCGAAAAGGATGAAAATTTGTATGGCAAAGCGGTGAGTAAAATATATAGGATGAAAAAACGGCACGATTAGGATGAAAAACAAAATGACCAAAAACTCTGTCGGCAAACAGAAGAAGAAGGAACGagcttagaaaaaaataaaaaataagaagaagaagagagaacaaGTGGGAGATAGTCGGGAAAACAATGGCCTTTTGGGAAAATAATGTATTTCTAACTATAGACAGTAATAGCGTAACAAAAATATGGATAAAAGCGGAAATATGTGAATAAAATAGAgggataaaaatgaaaaaaaaaaaaaaagtggtcaaaatttactatttattaaaaTGAGGGATAAAAacgtaaaaacaaaaataaaatgataaaaaaggtaaaaaaaaaaaaggaagggcAAAACTGTAAAAATGCAAACATAAGAAAACAAAACTGATGGACTGAAAGggaaaaacaaatagaaaaataagTACAAAATTAGCAGAAAAGAGTTATATGACTCTGTCTGCTTATTGCCGTTTAGTATATATaagttaagatatatatatttttctatatatatatatagtcaataaGAAAGGACTAACTGTTAACATGATAGGATCTGCTAGCCACAGATAAAAGTCACAATGATGGGACCGAATAAGATAAGTCACAGACAAAAGGTATAATATGTTTCCAAAGTAAGTGGTAGTACTAGTCCAATAGTTGGGGGGCATTGGGCCATATCTTGTTCAATCAAGGCCATGCGATTAAAATATCGTTGATTAAAAACTTAATTGTTTCATTAATTAGCTGCCTACATGGCATGAAccagttaatatatatatatatataacctaattaattaacgttGAATATCCAAGTACTTAGCTCATCTTAATGGGTCTgccaaaaatatataatctctctctctctctctgtttgtgtgtgtgtgtgtttgcgGTGATGTTGAATTATTAGTTCCCTCTTTAAGCGGGACATTAAGGGAACAgagttgtatatatattatatacagagTTGTTTTTTCTAGAGATGAGGGGTCATgttgtatataatattgtacACAGAGTTGAACCCAACAAGGACTTCAGTAGTACTACAGAAATGAGACAGATTCATGTGGGAATTAATTATAGGATCAATATCATATCATTGAAAGTGGGAAAGACAATTAggagcataatatatataataacaacaagaagagaaagaagctggccattcaatatattttgaagtACATATACAAGTTTCAGGTACGGGTAGCTTGGATTTGATTGAACCTTTCAAATAAAGCATATGATCTCTGATTCCCAAACTTGCATTAAAAAGCTTGCTTAATTTGTGTCTCTCactattaaattttaatgacAGGTGTAAAATTCTGCATgggttatttataaaatttatgcgagatttatctatttaaaatttatataacttttttttaaaataacttatttgaCTAATTTACATGTCAgctgattttattttaactttgaaTGGGTTAAAATTGGTATGGTTATTGTCACGTCAGGTGATAACTTTTCTTTTAGGCGGTATTTGGCACagatgaaattttatttacatgtgtaaaaaagatttaatataagggtttatatatataatttaaataaattatattaaaaatcaacaaataaattggagtttaatatttttatctctcaCCCGTATCAACccataagaattaaaaaaaataaaaaatctattttgagTACTTGAGTCctttatattcatatatatcaaCTATCAATTATCACGTGAAGTAATTCTATATACTACATTATTATCTTATTTGTATTACATTAAATAAGATTTAACATATTTATTAtcactaaataattatttattacatatttattatagtaataaatatgttattttatatataatgaagaTGCCAGATAATAGATATGATAGATTTCGGCGTCGTCCGTCGTCTTTCAGTTTCCCCACCCCTGCCCCAAAGAAATTGTTCAGTTTTCTCCATCGTTTTAGGTTCCATGTGGTGTTCTCCAATTCTCCAATTTTCGTGAGAGCCAGTCTCGTTTTGGATCGATTATAAGCACAAGTAAGTCTGTCATCTTGAGAATCCTACCTCTTTCTACTGCCTTCTCAACGGGTGACTGAGCCAAACTGCAGTGCCTGAACATGAAAAATCTGAGATTGGTACCTCGGTCCGCTCAGCTACGCTTTGTTCTTAATTCATTAGACGATCCACTCTTTCTACCCATTATCGATGCTTATGGTACGATTAGATTACACTTATTTTGCAttcattttttctgttttgcataTGATTagattacattttttttaatactcaaGAGTCCTCTGTTTCCCAAAGCTCGACTACTACTCCTTACTGCCGCTCCCCAAGACATTAATTTTGgtaatttctttccttctctcgTTATCCACTCccggactctctctctctctctctctctctctctctctctctctctctctccgtgtcAATTTCCCAAAGCTCAACAACTAGTTTTCCAATCAAATCCCCAAACTCGATATTTTCTTGTTTGACGAGTACGAAGCATTGATGGATTCCCaattgaaaagagaaaagagagcaCGACTCTGAACATGTTTGCACTCGAAAGAGAGATAAAAGGCAAAGAAATAAATCACtctgttgtttttcttttgttactACAAACCCAGACAAACCATTACATTGATGAAGGCACAAAACAAACCCAGACAACTAAAGATCCAGCACGAAGAACGCACCTAAATAATCTGCAATCACAAGGATTGTCATTTTGGACAATAGAGCACGATCTAAGGTAACAATAGAGACCATCAAATGAAGTAAAACAAAcaccaaaaccaaaaacagagCAAGGCGAAAAGAAATATTGATGTAAGGATGGCCCGGCCCATGCGGCTTGTGCAGCAGATATATTTTAATGACCTTGGTAGGGAACGATCTTCATGTTCTTTGGACAACCACAGAGATGTGTGGTAATAAATTTCAGTATGGAGTCCAGAATCATCTTCTTGATTTTATTTCGAGGAAATTTGCTCCTGCCAGTGTTGGGAATGAAGCGCTGCTGCGGCTTCTGCCGAACTTCGACTTCCACTACGGACTTGCCTGTGCTGATCTCCATATTCTGTCACTATAGGGCTGGCCTGGAGTGGCTAATGGCTTCGCTTCGGGTTCTGGGTGACGAAGGTGATGGCGGGGATACATCAAATCTGGTTGGCTACTTAAATTTTTCGGAtgagaaatttgaattttaaggttaaattattatattataatttaaaaaaattaaaaaaaattaaattatttattatattttatataaaaatttaaaaatattataataatgagataaaaattttatatttaagataaaaattctaCCCAACAGTACCTAAATAAAGTTGAGGGATCTATTAGGGTTAAGCAGGAGAAGCTTCAAGAAAGACTGGTCATTTTACGGCGTAATACATATGAGCTGGAGAAAAAGATGACGTAAAGCATTTCGCTTTTTTCCTCACGTTTTAAAGGAAATGCCTCTTTGCCGCATGGGTCTGACCACTTATTTTGACAGTTggtaaaaatttatttcaatattattacaTACAACCGGTTTTGTGGAACGAGTGCGATATTGGCTGATGTGTCAGTACACAttagttaatattttaatattaaaaagaaaaaaggaggaggcaaaaaaagcagaaaaagagagggaaatcGAAATATGTTCGGAAGCTAGTTTCATTTTTCAGCCTCGTCTGAAGCAGAGAGAAGATCGGATACTGCCGTGGCCTGAAAACGTCGTCTGAAAGTCGCCGGCGTGGACAAAACCGACTGTTGAGGTCTCCGTCCGTCACTACTGCTAGATCTGAGGGGCCTTCATACGCATTGTGGTTTATTGATTCGGTAATGagttcagtttttatttttctgttttgttatttttatttttctgttgttGTATTCTTTCGTTTCATTTTACACAAACTGATTTAGCCTTGGTATTTTGTTTTCAAAGGTTTTTTGTCTGTAGTAATGATGTTGAAATACTCATAATGactttgtttaaaagaaaacaatcaGACGACAGAAAAGGATAGAGCTCTGATATTGTCTTTCTTTACATTAATGATAGCACGTAGAACTTTCCCTCTTTCCCTTTCTCAAATTGTCATTCATTAGAAAGGAAACAAATTGCATCCTTTTACATTGACCTGTGCAAATCCTGTACGTGTGACCGAAGTTAAAGCAGCTAGATGATCTGTCAATATGTTGGCTTGTTATGGAGCGAAGGAAACGCTATGATAGAAGGAAAATCTCAACTAATTTCTTTATGGGTCTGACTTGCATCCTGTGCAAAAGGAACAGGAATTTCCTGTTAAAGAAGTAATGGCCAGTATTGCTTGAGGGGCCTTCATACGTATTGCTTGTTGCTTGTCAGTCCATTACAGAAATGctttatgaattaaaatagaacATGTCAATATTTATTTAGATATCAATTCCGAGGGTGAGTAGGATAGATATTTAGAGATCAAATAtctaaagagggaaaaaaattgaCAAGACAAATTGAATGTTTGCTAGAAGAAGATTTTGTCAACTTGGAAAACCATACTTAGAATGGTTTGAGTAGGTACCAAATCTATGTCAATGTTCTCCAGCTTTGCAAATTTATAGTCAATGATAACTTTGTTGGTTTTATATATTCCAAGTGATTGGTTGGAAAGCATTTGCAATACATTGTTTCCTTCCTAGTAATGTTGATGTTGaggattttttgtagatatacaTATCTTTGATCATGTTTTATATACTAGTTTATAGATTTTAATGTGGTTTAAgttatataatactactattgACAATTCATTTGCCTCCCTCTTAGAATGGGAAACGGAAAAGAAGACCCATCTTTTTTGCGGCCATCTAGCTCAAATCCCCCACCCGCGgtatgttatattatttaatatatcgaaaacattatttgtttattagtatttattttcaATACACATCAATAACTTATTACAAAACATTTTAGGATATACCATCAACTTCTCCAAACATCTCAAATTACATGCACGGTTATTATGGACCAATGCCTGCTTGGTCACCGGGTTTTTTAGCATATCCTAGTGCCAACCAATATCCAATGCACCTACAGGTAGTGATGTCATATCGAGTTagatgttattttaatttaacctGATTTTTTAAAGGAGTTTAATtgcattgtttttttctttttgccagAATGGTAGTTACCCTTTTCAACATGGCATGGAAGGTCCGGTATCTCGTATTAGTACAGGCTCCATTACGAGCAAATTCCAAGGTACCGAGGATAATAGAACCGATGGTGGGGAAACCGAATCGCCATGTACATCCTCTAGAGTTGATGAATGTTTTGCGGATGGACCACGCGCACAAGATAACAGACCCGATGGTGGGGAAACTGAAACCCCCATATCCAGTGCCGGAGAATCTGAGAAAGTGCAAATGGATGGTGATGATGTGCCAAAGTCCAAGATGGAGTTTAATTCCTTAGAAGATTTAATGAGTTACTATAAGGAATATGAGAAGAAATGcgggtttggggtgatgacaaaAAGAAGTGAGAGGGGAGAGGATGGGACTGTTAGATATGTTACGCTTGCCTGTGCCCGTGGTGAGAAGGTCCGGAATAGAATTTTGAATGTCTCCAACCCTCGTCCGATAGGAAAGACTGAATGTAAGGCAAAGATTAATGCCTCAAAAACTCCTGATGGAAAGTTTCGGCTGAATTTAGTTTACAATATCCATAACCACAACCTTAGCCCAAAGAAATCAcgcttctttcgatgtaatagagaagtAAGTGAATCCGTAAAAAGGGTCCTTGATACAAATGATATGGCTGGCATCCGAATGAATAAGAGTTTCGGATCTCTTGTTGTTGGCGAGGGTGGATTTGAGAACCTCCCGTTTCTGGAAAAGGATTGTCGTAACTACATCGACAAGGCACGACATCTACGACTGGGTACAGGTGGTGCTGGGACGCTTCGAGACTACTTTTTACGAATGCAGTACAAAAATCTGGGGTTCTTTGCATTAATGGACCTAGATGATGACGGGAGGTTAAAGAATGTATTCTGGGCTGACCCCCGTAGTAGAGCAGCCTACCAATATTTCGGTGATGTGGTCACATTTGACACCACATACCTGACGAACCGatatgggatgccctttgcaccatttgttggtgtaaaccaccatgggcaATCAATTTTGTTGGGAGCTGGCTTGATTTCCTCAGAGGATACGGAGACATTCGTGTGGTTATTTCAGACTTGGTTAcagtgtatggatggtatagcCCTTAAGGCTATTATCACTGATCAAGACAGAGagatgaaaaatgctatttcAATTGTTTTCCCCGAGAGCCGGCATCGATTTTGCCTTTGGCATATACTTAAGAAAGTACCCGAAAAGCTTGGGAGCTATGCTTCCTACAAGATTGGAATGAAAACTGCACTAATGAGATGTGTGTATGACAGCCAAAGTCGggaagattttgagaaatgttgGGATCAGTTCATCACCATGTACAACTTGCATGAGAATGCATGGCTGCAGAGTTTATACACTGAGCGTGAGTATTGGGTACCGGCCTTCTTGAGAGAGGttttttgggctggaatgagtacaactcagcggagtgagagcatgaatgcattttttgacggCTATGTTCATGCGAAGacaaacttaaaagagtttgtCGATCAATATGATAATgccttgaaaaagaaaattgagaatgaaaatgtaGCGGATTTCCACTCATTTAATGTCACTATTCACTGCATCTCAAGATCTCCCATTGAAAAGAGATATCAAGATTTGTACACGAATGGAAAGTTTAGGGAAGTTCAGCAACAACTTGCCCGCATTATCGACTTGGACCCAGTTTTACTGAAGGTGGATGGTACTATAAAGACCTATGGTGTGGAGGATGAAGTTTGTCTTGAAGAGTTCACTAAATTGGTTACACATTTAGTGGTCTTTAGTCAGGAAGATACAGCTGCCAAGTGTTCTTGTGGGTTGTTTGAAATGAGGGGGATAGTGTGCAGGCACATCTTCGCTGTGTTCAAATGTAACGGGATTAAATCATTGCCTGATAGGTACATCTTGGATCGGTGGACGAAGGACATCAAAAGAAGATACATGTTAATCCACAGCAGCTACGACACAGTACAGCAACGGGAGGATTCTATAGCTTATTCAAGTCTTTTGAACATATGTTATAAGATGATTACTCATGCTGTGGGTTCGAGAGAACATACTTTGGATGCAACTAATAAGTTGCATGCAATGATTGAGCTGTATTCTGGAAATCAAGATCCCCCATGTTGTCCCAATGTTGATGGTACAACAAAGGTTTCGGCTAATATTGGTTCTTCAAAACAAGTACTCAGTCCACATGTTGTGAGAGGGAAAGGGAGACCTCcatctctgaggagagcatccAGGATGGAGAGAGACCTATGAAAAGTAAAGGAGAAGACGAAGCGAGCTCAGGGAAAGGGAAAATGCAAACAGGTCcttatattaattctttttgtttatccCTTGTTGATTCTGAAGGTTATATGTGACatatttgatatattattttcagCAAGATGGAGAAGATACACCAGTCGTAGACGTGCGCAAGAATTTATTTGGCGTTGAGCAAGTAATAATGTTGATTTTTACATTTGTTTGATTCACAAGATTATAACCTTATAgttatatttgattttgaatCATTGCTCTCATTTTGAATCAGGCTGTTCGAGAATCTATACCAGCTCCCGACATAACTGAAGCCCAGCCCCAAGAAACATTTGGGCaaagtcaagaaagtgtaaggGGATCCCAACTTGTGGTTCATCGGTATTTATAAGAGTAATATATTTCGGCTGTGATATAATCCTTCTCTTGGTCTATAGATGCTTGTTGGGTTGGATGGATCATAACTGCTTCCGGCTGTATTGGATGGTTCACAACCAGCCAAAATGCAATGATTGAGGAGAGGGTACAAAAAGTGCATGCAGGGCACGAGATTTTGATGGTATTATGATTTGTGTAATGCAACTTgtttatattaaatgttttgTGATGAAGTACCAAAGTTCTTGTGCATGTTGGTAACTAGTTATGATTTGGCATGCCATTAATATATTTCGGTTGGCAGTGTGTAGGTTGATGCGGTTTGGCTGGAAATACTAGTTAGGACGAGAGCTtcaaaaaaatgtaatattgTTATTTGAGAACTGTTGGTGAAATGAAATTTGGCATAGTGAACATCTTCAATAAATATGGCTTTGAGCAAGTTTAATGATTTTGGGTTGATTTTGTACAAGAGCAACCAGAAAAGCAAAGGTTTGGGTTGATTTTTTATGTAATGAATGGTTTGGGTTGATTTTGTATAGGTGTTATGAAATGGATTAGATACACACTCATTGAGATGGAATACATGTCCTTATATTGAATTTGCTTGGCAGTTATGTTTTGGATTGGTTACACATGAGATTTTGAATGTTTTGGACTGGTTTTTGGGTTTATAGTTGTATTTGGCTGGAAAAATGTAAAGAGATTGGTTATAGTGTATGCAGTTGGCATAGCTTTCTGGGTTGTATGTGATGAGGGGGGTTATAGTGCATGCAGTTGAGGATATGAAGAAATGGAGTTGTGTTGGATGAGGATGTTTCGGATGAAGATACCTGCATGGTAATCGAAGGGTGTATAGGTGATGAAGATAGTGCTCACTAATCGAAGAGCTTATCTGCGTGGGTAAGGTAAGATAGTGCATGTGTTGTAGTGCATCCGGTGCATGTACTACTGGGCATGAGTAGATATGAGTATGGTTTTGCACGGGATTTTGAAGGTTATGATACCTGTTTGTATACAGGTTATGCATGGTTTGAGTAGTCTACGAAAAGTACTTGATTGATTT
Encoded here:
- the LOC122299641 gene encoding protein FAR1-RELATED SEQUENCE 5-like, giving the protein MARPMRLVQQIYFNDLGRERSSCSLDNHRDVWAGLEWLMASLRVLGDEGDGGDTSNLDIPSTSPNISNYMHGYYGPMPAWSPGFLAYPSANQYPMHLQNGSYPFQHGMEGPVSRISTGSITSKFQGTEDNRTDGGETESPCTSSRVDECFADGPRAQDNRPDGGETETPISSAGESEKVQMDGDDVPKSKMEFNSLEDLMSYYKEYEKKCGFGVMTKRSERGEDGTVRYVTLACARGEKVRNRILNVSNPRPIGKTECKAKINASKTPDGKFRLNLVYNIHNHNLSPKKSRFFRCNREVSESVKRVLDTNDMAGIRMNKSFGSLVVGEGGFENLPFLEKDCRNYIDKARHLRLGTGGAGTLRDYFLRMQYKNLGFFALMDLDDDGRLKNVFWADPRSRAAYQYFGDVVTFDTTYLTNRYGMPFAPFVGVNHHGQSILLGAGLISSEDTETFVWLFQTWLQCMDGIALKAIITDQDREMKNAISIVFPESRHRFCLWHILKKVPEKLGSYASYKIGMKTALMRCVYDSQSREDFEKCWDQFITMYNLHENAWLQSLYTEREYWTNLKEFVDQYDNALKKKIENENVADFHSFNVTIHCISRSPIEKRYQDLYTNGKFREVQQQLARIIDLDPVLLKVDGTIKTYGVEDEVCLEEFTKLVTHLVVFSQEDTAAKCSCGLFEMRGIVCRHIFAVFKCNGIKSLPDRYILDRWTKDIKRRYMLIHSSYDTVQQREDSIAYSSLLNICYKMITHAVGSREHTLDATNKLHAMIELYSGNQDPPCCPNVDGTTKVSANIGSSKQQDGEDTPVVDVRKNLFGVEQAVRESIPAPDITEAQPQETFGQSQESMLVGLDGS